Below is a genomic region from Chloroflexaceae bacterium.
CCGAGGAAGATGGCTCCAGCCCGCAGCCGCTTGGCAATCCGATCTGGATGGAAGGCTTTCCGCCCGATCAGTCGGCTCTGCTCAACCTGGGGCCGAATAACAGCTACGTCTGGGGCGCGGTCGAGGTGACCGGCGTCTTTCAGACCGGCGGCGGCTTCGGCAAGGATGGGGCCTATCAGAGTCTCCTCGTCGTAAACCCGAACGGCGCCCGGCCCCTGTAAAGCCGCGTCGGCGACGCGGTCCCGGCAGAGCCGCGGCGCTGCCGTCCTGCCCCCGTAGAGCCGCGGCGGCGCCGCGGCTCCGCACCATAGACGATGTATTATTTCATCGAGCCAATGACCGAGGAGGATATTCCGGCGGTCCAGCAGATCGAGGCCCAGAGTTTCCCGATCCCCTGGTCGGCTAACACTTACCGCCGCGAACTGCGCGACCCCCAGCATTGCCGCTACATCGTCGCTCGCGCCAGCCCTACGCCCCCGCCCCAGGGCAAACCTTCTCCGCCCCCGCGCCGCCTGGGGCTCCTTGCCCATCTGTTTAGCGCCTTCACCGCTCAACCCGGCCAGACCGACGCGGCGACCGCCGCCCCTATCGTCGGCTATGGCGGCCTCTGGCTCAGCGCCGACGAGGCCCATATTACCACCATCGCCGTAGACCCGGCCCACCGCCGTCGCGGGGTGGGCGAATTGCTGCTCAACGGCCTGATTGACCAGGCCTATGAGCTTGGCGCCACGATGATCACCCTCGAAGTGCGCGTAAGTAACGACGCTGCCCAGCGTCTCTACCTCAAATACGGCTTTAAAGTCGTCGGCACGCGCCGCCGTTACTATACCGATAATGGCGAAGACGCCTTGCTGATGTCGATCGAGGCCCTTAACACTCCCGCCTATCGCCAGCGCCTCAACGCCCTGCGCCGCCAGTTCTTCGCCCGCCTCCAGCGGCAGGCGTGATGTTATGTACTGCAGAGGGCGCGGAGAGCTTCGGAAGGCGCATTCTCTGCGCGCTCTGCGTAAACCTGAACGGCTCCAGGATT
It encodes:
- the rimI gene encoding ribosomal protein S18-alanine N-acetyltransferase, with translation MYYFIEPMTEEDIPAVQQIEAQSFPIPWSANTYRRELRDPQHCRYIVARASPTPPPQGKPSPPPRRLGLLAHLFSAFTAQPGQTDAATAAPIVGYGGLWLSADEAHITTIAVDPAHRRRGVGELLLNGLIDQAYELGATMITLEVRVSNDAAQRLYLKYGFKVVGTRRRYYTDNGEDALLMSIEALNTPAYRQRLNALRRQFFARLQRQA